A genomic region of Granulicella cerasi contains the following coding sequences:
- a CDS encoding MFS transporter yields MTNTSHNLDARQERVWLGMPLALVAGYIAIVFCMTGDGIEQAFLSKYLVDLGFTKEHASLVFTVYGLAAAISAWLSGVLAEMFTPRRVMLCGITWWLVFHACFLHFGLERLSLPMTALCYGIRGFAYPLFFYGFFVWVVQVAPPARLASAIGWVWAMFTVGYGIVGSYLPSFTVPKFGFLPTLWMSMAWVAVGGIIILFLRPSKQVAPASTNKLAELSKGLTLIFEDRNIGLALITRIICNLSLFGFPVIMPLFYTSSEVGFTTEQWIRIWGTFFLIQPMSNIVWGLIGDRIGWMRQMRWVGFVGCGTATLLFYFLPVHFHNNTPVAVIAALLFALTVTSFVPMGAIFPVMAPKHKGAAVSVQNLGGGLANFCGPALATILLPHGGTRSVVIAYAVLYFAAAVLTLFIRVDQPRHLRTADLIEH; encoded by the coding sequence TTGACCAACACTTCTCACAACCTCGATGCACGGCAGGAGCGCGTTTGGCTTGGTATGCCACTCGCGCTCGTGGCCGGCTATATCGCCATTGTCTTCTGCATGACGGGCGACGGTATTGAACAGGCATTTCTCTCGAAGTACCTCGTGGACCTTGGGTTCACGAAGGAACATGCTTCGCTCGTCTTCACGGTCTATGGACTGGCCGCGGCGATCTCGGCGTGGCTCTCAGGTGTGTTGGCGGAGATGTTCACACCACGCCGCGTGATGCTTTGTGGCATCACGTGGTGGCTCGTATTCCATGCATGCTTCCTGCACTTCGGGCTTGAGCGACTGAGCTTGCCGATGACGGCGCTCTGCTATGGCATTCGCGGCTTTGCGTACCCGCTGTTCTTCTATGGCTTCTTCGTGTGGGTGGTGCAGGTCGCGCCGCCCGCGCGACTCGCTTCGGCCATTGGCTGGGTGTGGGCGATGTTCACCGTCGGCTACGGAATCGTGGGATCGTATCTGCCATCGTTCACCGTGCCAAAGTTCGGATTCCTGCCGACGCTTTGGATGTCGATGGCCTGGGTGGCGGTGGGCGGCATCATCATTCTGTTTCTGCGGCCGAGCAAGCAGGTGGCTCCTGCCTCCACCAACAAGCTGGCCGAACTGAGCAAAGGCCTGACGCTGATCTTCGAGGACCGCAACATCGGTCTCGCGCTGATCACGCGCATCATCTGCAATCTCTCGCTCTTCGGTTTCCCAGTCATCATGCCGCTCTTCTACACGTCGAGCGAGGTTGGCTTCACGACGGAGCAGTGGATTCGCATCTGGGGTACCTTCTTTCTGATTCAGCCGATGTCGAACATCGTCTGGGGACTGATCGGCGACCGCATCGGCTGGATGCGGCAGATGCGTTGGGTCGGCTTCGTCGGCTGCGGCACGGCGACGCTGCTGTTCTACTTCCTGCCCGTGCACTTCCACAACAACACCCCCGTCGCGGTGATCGCGGCGCTCCTGTTCGCGCTTACGGTGACATCGTTTGTGCCCATGGGCGCGATCTTCCCGGTGATGGCTCCGAAGCACAAGGGCGCGGCGGTGTCTGTGCAGAACCTCGGTGGTGGTCTGGCGAACTTCTGCGGTCCGGCGCTGGCAACGATCCTGCTGCCGCATGGCGGCACGCGCTCGGTGGTGATCGCCTACGCGGTCCTGTACTTTGCCGCTGCGGTGCTGACGCTCTTCATTCGCGTCGATCAACCCCGGCACCTGCGAACAGCCGATCTGATCGAACACTAG
- a CDS encoding RHS repeat domain-containing protein: MNFDYALAFDSSVWMQSSTSGTSTWSPVSQTWGWQEDTTSTIGYLSHDTNNTTQTMTVVGETGRQTTVTCRITNYSNWVYKDKFGARHAFPNNDVVVTGNADYCPTNSGEDTEPASDGSGYVLTTALAHGTIVSPSGVTFHPTSTGTDGGTITDGNGNQITIDTAGHFTDTTGAIALTVSGVAPSATNFTYTDTTGNSQSVVMSYATRTVQTAFGCSGVAEYPATSQSLVDRITFPDGSYYAFTYESTPGNASNTTGRVASIKLPTGGTIQYAYTGSNYGINCTDGSAAGLTRTTTGVSSSAASSVSYTRTSAGTNLTHTDVNDGTYLTAYDFVDPKMPDGTYRSYDYVTQVLSYNSTTAGTAIRSTQICYAVTSSSCVASAITAPVIYTHQTDGYDGVAYKALDMTYDTRSGLYSSQTFSAFGASSSGAAMAIEERKVGVLGGTPLITIDCWSTTHGCVDSSNAVSSFSMTAYGYDETTASPTSGLPSHTTAPTTLPGNLTSVYSYADSATSYHTTYKHDDAGVITSSTDPINGTTTYTHDATDTYIQNVQMPTPSSGVALSTGATYDATYTGIQTKSTDANNQSVAITGFDSMLRPTGYSFPTELNGAVGTANATLIHTVNKTIQTRPMVQGTETTESFYDAYGRLNRTAVEKSSSNWYLQDTCYDGNGRVSFQSNRYEGNPDSASQNCNTNGVAYSYDAVGRLLSVRTSDPIPVTHVYKGQTEKVSDQNGVTKMYKRDGMGRLVAVCEVSSVTLANNDAPVDCGMDIAGTGFLTTYAYDLMNHKTTVTQGSQQRVFITDGLGRTTSVTEPESGTTTYSYSSNSTGLIVTRVKPKANQSSASVTTTTTTQYDKASRVISISYDDGTPTKYFNYDQASVNGTSLGSYKGQLTSFSNGGATTYYGYDAGGRVRLSMNCAVSDCTSGLVTQQGFTYDQIGNLLTASDGAGRTSGYGYDIASEPTSLTSTLGNTATTLVTGATYGVGGLASASYDNGLNAVNTYDLLNRLNASWICSGSSSTNCSGGITLYGMSATWSGQRMTSGWDSVLNQSMNYGYDDFNRLTMKTVTAGASQNFTYGYDRYGNRLSQTSSTGDPSVAATFNPNNQISTLASSTRSASGLSYSYDAAGNMTSDGLYTYTYDAEGNVISVGGFASSTSTFDALNRRVAITSSGSTSQYLFNPAGSRVATLDTSGIVQSEQVYFNGAQLGYYYSGNFHYRHQDHLGTSRLQTSANGTVEDSYSSLPFGDGTSAPINTANDSAHYTGLDVNNDGTVHAMFRDYSPLSGTWLSPDPYAGSYDVSNPQSLNRYAYVSNNPMSFIDPLGFVGNFYDQNGCYHYYTQVGTAQEADGSTAMQMGWVTDCSVGSFSTGNVPYSPGAGYNAVGAGGGAPSNPQQNKGICGGTFYFSGAEGDIGAGGAMGGVITEQDSQEGRSAGAIGEGWVGEGLSAGAGATKTLLGANRGESLFQGMFLFIGGNISAGPFAGFQAGFVGGNSWAGGYFEGHIGSWAFGHGAYVRNNCKVGG, encoded by the coding sequence ATGAACTTCGATTACGCGCTGGCTTTCGATAGCTCGGTTTGGATGCAGTCTTCGACCAGCGGAACATCGACTTGGTCACCTGTAAGCCAGACGTGGGGATGGCAGGAAGATACGACAAGTACCATTGGGTATCTTTCGCACGACACCAATAATACGACCCAGACTATGACCGTTGTCGGAGAGACTGGCCGCCAAACGACGGTCACATGCAGAATTACTAACTACTCTAATTGGGTGTATAAAGATAAATTTGGTGCGAGGCACGCTTTTCCCAACAATGATGTTGTGGTCACAGGGAATGCGGACTACTGTCCTACGAACTCCGGCGAGGATACAGAGCCAGCGTCTGACGGTTCGGGCTATGTCCTCACAACAGCTCTAGCTCACGGCACAATCGTCAGTCCGAGTGGTGTGACATTTCATCCGACCTCGACGGGTACTGATGGCGGCACCATCACAGATGGCAACGGTAACCAGATTACGATTGATACGGCAGGCCATTTCACCGACACGACCGGTGCGATTGCTTTGACTGTAAGCGGTGTGGCTCCTTCGGCAACCAACTTCACTTACACCGATACGACTGGCAACTCTCAATCTGTCGTCATGAGTTACGCCACGCGTACGGTTCAGACGGCGTTCGGCTGCTCTGGAGTCGCAGAATATCCAGCGACTTCTCAATCGCTTGTAGACCGTATTACGTTCCCTGACGGCAGCTATTACGCGTTCACGTATGAATCGACGCCTGGAAACGCTTCAAACACCACCGGGCGTGTCGCCTCGATCAAGCTGCCTACGGGCGGCACGATCCAGTATGCCTACACTGGCAGCAACTACGGCATCAACTGTACCGACGGCAGCGCGGCGGGGCTGACACGGACGACTACAGGCGTATCCAGTTCGGCGGCATCCTCGGTGTCCTACACGCGTACGTCTGCGGGAACAAACCTTACTCACACCGATGTGAACGATGGAACTTACCTCACCGCCTATGACTTCGTAGACCCGAAGATGCCTGACGGGACGTACCGTAGTTATGACTATGTAACGCAGGTGCTGAGCTACAACTCGACGACCGCTGGGACCGCAATCCGCTCAACACAAATCTGCTATGCGGTTACATCAAGCTCCTGTGTTGCTTCAGCGATCACAGCTCCGGTCATCTACACCCACCAGACCGATGGATATGACGGAGTGGCGTACAAAGCCTTAGACATGACATACGACACAAGATCAGGTCTGTATTCCTCGCAGACCTTCTCTGCATTCGGAGCATCCAGTTCGGGTGCTGCAATGGCTATCGAAGAACGAAAAGTTGGTGTTCTAGGCGGCACACCGCTCATCACTATCGATTGCTGGAGCACGACACACGGTTGCGTCGACTCTTCGAACGCTGTCTCAAGCTTTTCTATGACGGCCTATGGTTATGACGAAACTACGGCTAGCCCGACATCCGGGCTTCCGTCTCACACCACAGCGCCAACAACCCTACCGGGTAATCTGACCTCCGTTTACAGCTATGCGGACAGTGCCACCTCGTACCACACGACGTACAAACATGATGATGCTGGTGTCATAACCTCGTCGACTGACCCGATCAACGGCACGACGACGTATACACACGACGCCACCGATACCTATATCCAGAATGTGCAGATGCCCACGCCTTCCAGCGGTGTCGCCCTTTCCACTGGAGCGACCTATGACGCCACGTATACCGGTATTCAGACGAAGAGTACGGATGCGAACAATCAATCGGTCGCGATTACAGGTTTCGACAGTATGTTGAGGCCGACCGGCTACTCATTCCCAACAGAGCTGAATGGTGCAGTAGGCACCGCCAATGCCACGTTGATTCATACGGTGAATAAGACGATTCAGACGCGCCCGATGGTGCAAGGCACTGAGACCACTGAAAGTTTCTACGACGCATACGGTCGCTTGAATCGCACGGCGGTTGAGAAGTCAAGCTCGAATTGGTATTTGCAAGATACTTGCTACGACGGCAATGGACGCGTTTCGTTCCAGAGCAACAGATACGAGGGCAATCCTGACTCCGCTTCTCAAAACTGCAACACGAACGGCGTTGCTTACTCCTATGACGCAGTAGGTCGCCTTCTTAGTGTCCGAACCTCTGATCCGATTCCCGTCACTCACGTTTACAAGGGGCAAACAGAGAAGGTAAGCGACCAGAATGGTGTCACCAAAATGTACAAGCGGGATGGCATGGGACGGCTCGTCGCGGTTTGTGAAGTTTCAAGCGTCACACTAGCAAACAACGACGCTCCTGTTGATTGCGGAATGGACATCGCTGGAACGGGCTTCCTGACCACCTATGCCTACGACCTGATGAATCATAAGACAACAGTGACACAGGGAAGCCAGCAGCGTGTATTCATCACTGACGGTCTTGGCCGCACAACAAGCGTGACGGAGCCGGAGTCGGGTACGACGACCTATAGCTATAGCTCGAACTCCACCGGCCTTATTGTGACGCGCGTGAAGCCAAAGGCGAATCAGAGCAGTGCTTCCGTCACGACGACGACGACGACTCAATACGATAAGGCTTCGCGCGTCATCTCGATCAGCTATGACGATGGCACTCCAACCAAGTACTTCAACTACGATCAAGCTTCGGTGAATGGAACGAGCCTTGGCTCCTACAAGGGGCAGTTGACCTCGTTCTCGAATGGAGGAGCCACAACCTACTACGGTTACGATGCTGGTGGTCGTGTACGTCTCTCGATGAACTGCGCGGTATCAGACTGCACCAGTGGTTTGGTCACGCAGCAGGGATTCACATATGACCAGATTGGCAATCTGCTGACCGCATCGGATGGAGCGGGGCGCACGAGCGGCTACGGTTATGACATCGCGTCCGAACCGACAAGCCTCACAAGCACTCTTGGCAATACAGCCACCACGCTCGTCACTGGTGCAACATACGGAGTGGGTGGCTTGGCCTCTGCGTCTTACGACAACGGTTTGAATGCCGTCAACACGTATGACTTGCTGAATCGTTTGAATGCGAGTTGGATTTGCTCCGGTTCATCGAGCACGAACTGCTCCGGTGGGATTACCCTATATGGGATGTCCGCAACGTGGTCAGGCCAGCGCATGACCAGCGGTTGGGACTCGGTATTGAATCAGTCCATGAACTACGGCTATGACGACTTCAACCGTCTGACAATGAAGACCGTGACCGCAGGTGCATCGCAGAACTTCACCTATGGATACGACCGCTACGGCAACCGTCTGAGCCAGACCTCTTCGACGGGTGATCCCTCTGTCGCAGCTACGTTCAACCCCAACAACCAGATTTCTACACTAGCAAGTTCAACTCGTTCAGCTAGTGGATTGTCATACTCGTACGATGCAGCCGGAAACATGACCTCGGATGGTCTTTACACCTATACGTATGACGCTGAAGGCAATGTCATATCGGTTGGAGGCTTCGCGTCCTCGACGAGCACGTTCGATGCGCTGAATCGGCGTGTAGCCATTACGAGTTCTGGCAGCACGAGCCAGTATTTGTTCAATCCTGCTGGTAGCCGTGTGGCGACCCTCGATACATCGGGTATCGTGCAGAGCGAACAGGTATATTTCAATGGTGCGCAGCTTGGGTACTACTACAGTGGCAACTTTCACTACCGTCATCAGGATCATTTAGGAACGTCCCGTCTCCAGACGTCTGCGAATGGCACGGTCGAGGACTCGTACTCATCTCTGCCATTCGGGGATGGCACTAGCGCACCGATAAACACCGCTAACGACTCTGCTCATTACACCGGCCTTGACGTCAACAACGATGGAACTGTTCACGCAATGTTCCGCGACTACTCGCCGTTGTCGGGAACGTGGTTGAGCCCCGATCCGTATGCGGGAAGCTATGATGTGAGCAACCCGCAAAGTTTGAATCGGTATGCATATGTCTCAAATAACCCGATGTCATTCATTGATCCGCTAGGTTTTGTCGGAAATTTTTATGATCAGAATGGCTGTTATCACTACTACACGCAAGTCGGCACTGCACAGGAAGCGGACGGATCAACGGCAATGCAGATGGGATGGGTAACCGACTGTTCCGTTGGATCTTTCAGCACGGGTAACGTACCCTACTCTCCCGGAGCTGGCTATAACGCCGTAGGGGCCGGCGGTGGTGCCCCAAGTAACCCACAGCAGAACAAAGGTATCTGTGGAGGGACGTTCTACTTCTCCGGAGCGGAAGGCGACATCGGTGCTGGCGGCGCGATGGGTGGCGTGATCACTGAACAAGATTCTCAAGAAGGCCGCTCCGCCGGTGCGATTGGGGAAGGCTGGGTCGGGGAGGGTCTATCCGCCGGAGCCGGAGCGACAAAAACCCTACTTGGCGCGAATCGAGGCGAAAGCCTGTTCCAGGGCATGTTTCTTTTCATAGGAGGCAACATAAGCGCCGGACCGTTCGCAGGTTTTCAGGCTGGCTTTGTTGGGGGCAATAGTTGGGCTGGCGGCTATTTTGAAGGCCACATCGGATCATGGGCATTTGGACACGGTGCATACGTGAGAAATAATTGCAAGGTAGGTGGATAG
- a CDS encoding AraC family transcriptional regulator — protein MSKGTSSITAMRLTGQPSSREVVLLGAESALKWHQHDYPSPLARWNHHPEFEIHMIAQGEGRVLVGDYLGDYSSGHLAIIGSNLPHHWISSETTKQIDRDTVLQFDGELLLHTLEALPDAAELRSLLDRASRGLEFHGESRRLAAKELMAIGSTQGLERLSHFLRLLSLLANAPARDCAVLASEWFAPHLDAATLPIVDRVLQYITRHLDGELRMVDAAQLVGMTGPTFSRFFKRSLGRGFNETVCTMRLVNACRLLRETTVPISTICYEVGFQNLSNFNRCFQREVGSTPSGYRKKPKRWASR, from the coding sequence GTGAGCAAGGGCACTTCCTCGATCACCGCGATGCGCCTCACAGGCCAGCCCTCATCCCGCGAGGTAGTGCTGCTCGGCGCCGAAAGCGCGCTCAAATGGCACCAGCACGACTACCCTTCCCCGCTGGCACGCTGGAACCACCACCCTGAATTTGAGATTCACATGATCGCCCAAGGCGAAGGCCGCGTGCTCGTCGGCGACTACCTCGGTGATTACAGCTCAGGCCACCTCGCTATCATCGGCAGCAATCTCCCGCATCACTGGATCAGCAGCGAGACCACCAAGCAGATTGATCGCGATACCGTCCTGCAGTTCGACGGCGAACTCCTGCTGCACACGCTCGAAGCTCTTCCCGACGCCGCGGAACTCCGCTCGCTGCTGGATCGCGCTTCTCGTGGACTGGAGTTCCACGGCGAAAGCCGTCGCCTCGCCGCGAAAGAGTTGATGGCCATCGGCAGCACGCAAGGCCTTGAGCGCCTCAGCCATTTCCTGCGCCTGCTCTCACTGCTCGCCAACGCGCCCGCCCGCGACTGCGCTGTGCTTGCCAGCGAGTGGTTCGCGCCGCATCTCGACGCCGCCACGCTTCCTATCGTCGATCGCGTGCTCCAATACATCACACGCCATCTTGATGGCGAACTCCGCATGGTCGACGCTGCACAACTCGTCGGCATGACTGGGCCTACCTTTTCGCGCTTCTTCAAACGCAGCCTGGGCCGCGGCTTTAATGAGACCGTCTGCACCATGCGCCTGGTCAACGCTTGTCGTTTACTCCGTGAAACGACCGTGCCGATCTCCACCATTTGCTACGAGGTCGGCTTCCAGAATCTCTCCAACTTCAATCGCTGCTTCCAACGTGAGGTCGGCAGCACACCCAGCGGATATCGCAAGAAGCCGAAGCGCTGGGCCAGTCGCTAA
- a CDS encoding NAD(P)-dependent alcohol dehydrogenase, whose amino-acid sequence MKALVLEATKQLSLREIDVPQVVGPHDVKIKIARVGVCGSDVHYYLHGKIGPFVVKEPMILGHEAAGTVVSVGSAVKHLKPGDRVCMEPGIPDPNSRASRMGFYNLDPAVSFWATPPIHGCLMPEVVHPAAYTFKLPDNVSFGEAAMVEPFAVGLQAATKAHLKPGDTAVVIGAGPIGIMVALAVLAGGASRVIVADIADAKLQIAAQYEGIIAVNVRETLLRDRVMELTDGWGADVLLECSGSPKAFETLLDSVAPAGRVVLVGMPIEPVLFDVVSAQAREVTIETVFRYANVYDKAIALIASGKVDLKPLISELFSFEESVAAFERAAEARPTDIKIQIGFPEL is encoded by the coding sequence ATGAAGGCTCTGGTACTGGAAGCTACGAAGCAACTTTCACTGCGGGAAATCGATGTTCCGCAAGTAGTTGGACCGCATGATGTGAAGATCAAGATCGCTCGCGTGGGCGTTTGCGGCAGCGACGTTCACTATTATCTGCACGGCAAGATCGGGCCGTTTGTGGTGAAGGAACCGATGATTCTTGGCCATGAGGCCGCTGGCACCGTAGTGAGCGTTGGCTCAGCGGTTAAGCACCTGAAGCCAGGCGACCGCGTCTGCATGGAGCCGGGCATTCCCGATCCGAACTCGCGTGCGTCGCGCATGGGCTTCTACAACCTGGATCCCGCCGTGAGCTTCTGGGCTACGCCGCCGATACACGGTTGCCTCATGCCGGAGGTCGTTCATCCGGCTGCGTACACGTTCAAGCTGCCGGACAATGTTTCGTTCGGCGAAGCTGCGATGGTAGAACCGTTTGCTGTGGGGCTGCAGGCTGCGACGAAGGCGCATCTGAAACCTGGCGATACGGCGGTCGTGATTGGCGCAGGTCCGATCGGCATCATGGTGGCGCTGGCCGTTTTGGCTGGAGGCGCATCGCGTGTCATCGTGGCGGACATCGCTGACGCAAAGCTGCAGATCGCCGCGCAATACGAGGGCATCATTGCGGTGAACGTGCGCGAGACTTTGCTGCGCGATCGTGTGATGGAGTTGACCGATGGCTGGGGAGCGGATGTGCTGCTTGAGTGCTCGGGCAGCCCGAAGGCCTTCGAAACGCTGCTGGACAGCGTAGCCCCTGCGGGCAGGGTCGTGTTGGTGGGTATGCCGATTGAGCCAGTGCTGTTCGACGTGGTGAGCGCGCAGGCGCGTGAGGTCACCATCGAGACGGTCTTCCGCTACGCAAACGTCTATGACAAAGCCATCGCGTTGATCGCGTCCGGCAAGGTCGACTTGAAGCCTCTGATCTCGGAGCTCTTCAGCTTCGAGGAGAGCGTCGCTGCGTTTGAACGCGCCGCTGAAGCTCGTCCGACGGACATCAAGATCCAGATCGGATTTCCAGAACTCTAG
- a CDS encoding DUF1493 family protein, with protein MTTEQEVIALVAKKTGRPESSITPEKTFYQLGIDGDDAVELIGELCRRYRVPAEKINLNRYIGPEGGGLFNHILYAFSSKKRSTEERRELRIGDLIQSAINGRWFDQPA; from the coding sequence ATGACGACAGAACAAGAAGTGATCGCCTTGGTAGCCAAGAAGACCGGCAGACCAGAAAGCAGCATAACACCGGAGAAGACCTTCTATCAGCTTGGGATAGACGGGGATGATGCGGTCGAGCTGATCGGCGAACTGTGCAGGAGGTATAGAGTTCCGGCGGAAAAGATCAACCTGAACAGGTATATCGGTCCTGAAGGGGGCGGCCTTTTCAACCATATCCTCTATGCCTTCAGCAGCAAAAAACGAAGTACAGAAGAACGCCGGGAGTTGCGGATCGGGGACCTGATCCAGTCGGCTATCAATGGGCGCTGGTTCGACCAACCGGCATAG
- a CDS encoding VOC family protein, with translation MLDHIILPVTDLERSIAFYKAALAPLGITKKHDYDGKDGPAGHPDLKGFGANGKLFFWLKEGSPYRPTLRIGFVASSKEEVDAAYAAAMAAGATDEDPPSAKLHYDPRYYAANVLDPDGYSLEFVYKSWQH, from the coding sequence TTGCTCGATCACATCATCCTCCCCGTCACGGATCTCGAACGCTCCATCGCCTTCTACAAGGCAGCGCTCGCGCCACTCGGCATCACGAAGAAGCATGATTACGACGGCAAAGACGGTCCCGCAGGACACCCCGACCTCAAAGGCTTCGGAGCCAATGGAAAGCTCTTCTTCTGGCTGAAGGAAGGCTCTCCTTACCGCCCCACATTGCGTATCGGGTTCGTCGCCTCCAGCAAGGAGGAGGTGGATGCCGCCTACGCGGCTGCGATGGCCGCAGGTGCCACCGATGAAGATCCGCCCTCGGCCAAGCTGCACTATGACCCGCGCTACTACGCCGCCAATGTGCTTGACCCCGACGGCTACAGTCTGGAGTTCGTCTACAAAAGCTGGCAACACTAA
- a CDS encoding lysozyme produces MQISETGLRLTKSFEGLRLRAYQDSTGVWTIGYGSTTNVKPRQVITQQQADERLRVDMATAEHAVNIGVRVVLTQNQFDALLDFAFNEGIGSFLHSTLRELVNEGKFAEAALEFSKWTKAGGKVLEGLVKRRAAEAALFTSPVKQEQNEHTHHP; encoded by the coding sequence ATGCAAATCAGTGAAACAGGCCTTCGGCTAACGAAGAGCTTCGAAGGACTGCGTCTGCGTGCCTATCAGGACTCCACAGGCGTATGGACGATTGGCTACGGATCAACAACGAACGTGAAACCGCGCCAGGTCATCACGCAGCAGCAGGCTGATGAACGCCTTCGTGTCGATATGGCTACCGCCGAACACGCGGTCAACATCGGCGTCCGCGTTGTTCTCACACAGAACCAGTTCGATGCCCTACTGGACTTCGCTTTCAACGAAGGCATCGGCAGCTTCCTCCACTCAACTCTTCGTGAGTTGGTCAATGAGGGCAAGTTTGCCGAGGCCGCGCTTGAGTTCAGCAAATGGACGAAGGCTGGTGGCAAGGTACTCGAAGGACTCGTTAAAAGGCGAGCTGCTGAAGCGGCTCTATTCACATCACCCGTAAAGCAGGAACAGAATGAACACACCCATCACCCATAG